From a region of the Constantimarinum furrinae genome:
- a CDS encoding alanine dehydrogenase, with amino-acid sequence MSQPKSPFTRSQLLPQEEMLEIQRQKGDLFIGIPKEVYFQERRICLTPDAVAAIVSNGHKVLIENGAGDEAGFSDRDYSEAGALLTKDTRKVFGCPIILKVEPPTLEELELIKPKSVLISALQLKTRKKSYFDLLSKKKITALAFEFIKDEDHSYPAVKALSEIAGTASVLIAAELMVNAKKGNGLLFGNISGVPPVEVVVIGAGTVGQFAVRSALGLGANVKVFDSSITRLRQLQTNVGCTLYTSTIQPKNLLKALRRCDVAIGAVRGSNRSPIVVSQTMVENMKKGAVIIDVSVDMGGCFETTEMTSHDNPTLIKYDVIHYGVPNIPARYPKTASISISNIFTPYLLEIAECGGLENAVRFDSGLRNGLYFYRGILTNKAVADWFDMSYSEINLLIF; translated from the coding sequence ATGTCACAGCCTAAATCCCCTTTTACCCGGTCCCAATTGCTTCCCCAGGAAGAAATGCTGGAAATTCAGCGCCAAAAAGGAGATCTTTTTATCGGCATCCCCAAAGAAGTGTATTTTCAAGAGAGACGAATCTGTCTTACCCCTGATGCTGTGGCTGCAATAGTGTCCAATGGCCATAAAGTATTAATCGAAAATGGAGCCGGAGATGAAGCCGGATTTTCAGATCGTGATTATAGTGAAGCGGGAGCTTTATTAACTAAAGATACGCGAAAAGTCTTTGGATGTCCTATCATTTTGAAGGTTGAACCGCCTACCCTTGAAGAACTAGAATTAATTAAACCTAAGTCGGTACTTATATCCGCCCTTCAATTAAAAACAAGAAAAAAATCATATTTCGATCTGCTTTCAAAGAAAAAGATCACCGCACTTGCTTTCGAATTTATAAAAGATGAAGATCACAGTTATCCAGCAGTAAAAGCACTCAGTGAAATTGCCGGAACAGCTTCCGTCTTAATAGCTGCAGAATTAATGGTTAATGCAAAAAAGGGAAATGGATTGCTTTTCGGAAATATCAGTGGAGTTCCTCCTGTGGAAGTTGTTGTAATTGGTGCCGGAACAGTTGGACAATTTGCGGTACGATCAGCTCTGGGACTGGGCGCCAATGTTAAGGTATTTGACAGCTCCATTACAAGACTGCGTCAGTTGCAAACCAATGTAGGCTGCACTTTATACACTTCCACGATTCAGCCTAAAAATCTGTTAAAGGCGCTTAGAAGATGTGATGTTGCTATTGGGGCGGTACGCGGAAGCAATCGCTCTCCAATCGTGGTTTCACAGACCATGGTGGAGAATATGAAAAAGGGCGCTGTGATCATAGATGTGAGTGTCGATATGGGAGGTTGTTTTGAAACAACCGAAATGACCTCACATGACAACCCCACTCTAATTAAGTATGATGTGATCCACTACGGAGTTCCGAATATTCCGGCACGCTATCCAAAAACGGCCTCCATCTCTATCAGTAATATATTCACCCCATACCTTCTTGAGATTGCGGAATGCGGCGGACTTGAAAATGCGGTGCGATTTGACAGTGGTTTAAGAAACGGTTTGTATTTTTACCGGGGAATACTAACGAACAAAGCTGTGGCCGATTGGTTCGATATGTCGTACAGCGAAATTAACCTGTTGATCTTTTAA
- the tsaE gene encoding tRNA (adenosine(37)-N6)-threonylcarbamoyltransferase complex ATPase subunit type 1 TsaE, with amino-acid sequence MELTYTLCELPEIAGKVLKSSPTKTLLFYGEMGVGKTTLIKEIAKELGVKDVLNSPTFSIVNEYLLEEDKLFHFDFYRLETEEEAMDIGVEDYFESGHWNFIEWPEKIPHLLPEANTRIQLTKNQNGSRTINILPVN; translated from the coding sequence ATGGAATTAACATATACATTGTGTGAATTGCCGGAAATTGCCGGTAAGGTACTAAAGAGCTCCCCTACTAAGACACTATTGTTTTATGGTGAAATGGGGGTAGGCAAAACCACACTTATTAAGGAAATAGCTAAAGAACTTGGTGTGAAGGATGTATTAAACAGTCCAACCTTCTCCATAGTAAATGAATACTTACTTGAAGAAGACAAATTATTTCATTTCGACTTTTACAGATTAGAAACTGAGGAAGAAGCAATGGATATAGGAGTAGAAGATTATTTTGAATCCGGGCATTGGAATTTTATTGAGTGGCCCGAAAAAATACCGCATTTACTCCCTGAAGCGAATACAAGAATACAACTAACAAAAAACCAAAACGGAAGTAGAACTATAAATATTTTGCCAGTGAACTAA
- the porX gene encoding T9SS response regulator signal transducer PorX, whose product MSDIKVLWVDDEIDLLKPHILFLENKNYHVTTAQSGTEALEEIKNENFDIVFLDENMPGLTGLETLAEIKEHQATLPVVMITKSEEEYIMEEAIGSKIADYLIKPVNPHQILLSLKKNLDHSRLISEKTTSNYQQEFRKIAMDMSMINTYEGWCELYQKLVYWELELEDIEDTGMFEILESQKTEANNQFCKYIDKTYASWFENGNDAPVMSHTLFKEKVAPQLKDSQPTLLVVIDNLRYDQWKAFEPLLSNNYKKTKEELFCSILPTATQYARNAIFSGLMPSEMEKLHPNYWLNDTEEGGKNMYEAEFLEAQLKRLGLYINWSYHKISSLKQGKRLVDNFKSHKEEDLTVVVYNFVDMLSHSKTEMEVIKELASTDKSYRSLTQSWFKNSPLMEIIQQAAQLGFKLLLTTDHGTINVKNPSKVIGDKNTSLNLRYKTGKSLTFEDKDVLAAKDPKKIHLPSINMSSSFIFAKGDLFFAYPNNYNHYVGYYRNTYQHGGVSLEEMIIPFAVLEPR is encoded by the coding sequence ATGAGCGACATAAAAGTACTTTGGGTGGACGACGAAATTGACTTATTAAAGCCTCACATCCTCTTTCTGGAAAATAAAAATTATCATGTTACTACAGCGCAAAGCGGTACTGAAGCTTTGGAAGAAATAAAAAATGAAAATTTCGACATTGTCTTTCTCGATGAAAATATGCCGGGACTCACAGGATTGGAAACACTAGCTGAAATAAAAGAGCACCAAGCCACACTTCCTGTGGTCATGATTACAAAGAGTGAAGAAGAATATATTATGGAGGAGGCAATAGGTTCGAAGATCGCCGATTATTTGATAAAACCCGTTAATCCGCACCAGATCTTATTAAGTTTAAAGAAGAATCTGGATCATTCCCGATTAATTTCAGAAAAAACCACCTCGAATTATCAGCAGGAGTTCCGAAAGATTGCTATGGACATGTCGATGATAAATACATACGAAGGCTGGTGTGAATTGTACCAGAAATTAGTGTACTGGGAACTGGAATTGGAAGATATTGAAGATACCGGAATGTTTGAGATCCTAGAATCACAAAAAACAGAAGCAAATAATCAGTTTTGTAAATACATTGACAAAACCTATGCATCCTGGTTTGAAAACGGAAATGATGCGCCGGTAATGTCTCACACCCTATTTAAAGAAAAGGTAGCACCACAACTGAAGGACTCACAACCTACCTTGCTGGTAGTTATTGATAATTTGAGATATGATCAATGGAAAGCCTTCGAACCGCTATTATCGAACAATTATAAAAAGACCAAAGAAGAATTGTTTTGCAGTATTCTTCCCACTGCTACTCAATATGCCCGTAATGCTATTTTTTCGGGCTTAATGCCAAGTGAAATGGAAAAACTTCATCCCAATTACTGGTTAAATGATACCGAAGAGGGAGGTAAGAATATGTATGAAGCGGAGTTTTTAGAGGCTCAGCTTAAAAGACTTGGGTTATATATAAACTGGAGTTATCATAAGATTTCCAGTTTAAAGCAGGGAAAGCGATTGGTAGATAATTTTAAAAGCCATAAGGAGGAAGACCTAACTGTTGTAGTTTACAACTTTGTAGACATGCTTTCTCATTCCAAAACCGAAATGGAAGTTATAAAGGAATTGGCGTCTACCGACAAGTCCTACAGATCTTTAACTCAAAGCTGGTTTAAAAATTCTCCTTTAATGGAGATCATTCAGCAAGCGGCTCAGCTTGGTTTTAAACTTTTACTCACCACAGATCACGGAACTATTAATGTTAAGAATCCGTCTAAAGTAATTGGTGATAAGAACACCAGTTTAAACTTGAGATACAAAACGGGTAAAAGTCTTACCTTCGAGGACAAGGATGTTTTGGCAGCTAAGGATCCAAAGAAGATTCATCTTCCATCGATAAATATGAGCAGTTCTTTTATTTTCGCTAAAGGAGATTTGTTTTTTGCTTACCCGAATAATTATAATCATTATGTTGGGTATTATCGGAATACCTATCAGCATGGTGGTGTATCCCTTGAAGAAATGATCATTCCCTTTGCTGTGCTGGAACCTAGATAA